A window of Tatumella citrea genomic DNA:
ATCCTGCGGTGCCGCCAGGTCGAGAATCCAGGCCTGTGCAGTGCCGCCCTGAGCCGTGATAAGGCTGACAGTTTCTGCCAGTTTATCGGCATTACGCCCGGTGACTGCCACTCTGACGCCTTCCTGTGCCAGCGAAAGAGCGATTGCCCGGCCCAGACCGCTGCCGGCACCACAAACCAGTGCGACACGCTGCGCTATTTTTAAGTCCATAACTTCTCCTGATTGTATTTTCAGGATCAGTATGTGCAAAATTGATGCCGGTTATGCTTCCGGTTTTGAAAAACTTACCTGGTCAAAAGCAAACTGCAGATGTTTACGCATCAGTTCGGCAGCCAGTTGCGGTTTATGATCACGCAACGCATCAAGGATAGCCACATGCTCTTCACACCACTCTTTCACGCGGCGTTTATTATGGTAGCTGCCAAATTCCAGCAGGCGGCGTAAACGGTTTTGCTGTTGAATTGCCTGTAGTACAAACAGGTTACCGCTGGCTTCCGCCAGAATTTCATGGAAAGAAGCATCGGTTTCAAAGATTTCTTTAGCCGGAACCCGGGTAATATCGTCGTGACCGATCAGCCGCAGATGCTGAGCCCTCAGGCGTTTCAGTTGCTGGCGGTCAATTCTCAGCCGCGGTGACAGCAGGGCCGCCGGTTCAATCATCAGCCGGAATCCATAGCTGTTCTGTAATGCCACATCAGAGTTTATGGTCTGCAAAAATCGCCAGCCATGCCCCGCGTTACGGGCTATCAGCCCGTCCTCCGAAAGCATCACCAGTGCCCGCGATAATACCCCGCGATCAGCATCATAGCGCTGGCTAATTTCGGTCTGGGTAAAGGATTCCGGCAGCACTCCGGCAATCCTGTCTCTGACCAGCCGTTCATACAATTCCTGATCATTATTTTTGGTCTGCTCAATGGTCAGACGCTGCAGTTCATCAATGCTTTTCAGCAGGAAAAAACCCTGATTTGGCCGCGCTTCCACGGCGCCCAGACGGGTCAGCTCCTTCAGCCCGGACCGGACAGGACTGCGTGAAACACCCAGAGCATCTGCGAGATGTTGTTCACGCAAATGGTGACCTGGATCGAATCTTGCATCATATATCAGGTCAAGGATTTGCCGGGCTATCCGGCGACTGCTGGCAGTTGAGTCAGTCAGTGTCATGGAGCGTGTTCCCTGGAGTGTATTATTGTCAGCTCAATATACAATAATAACTCACCAGGTTGCAGCTAAATAAGCGGTTCTGATGCACGTATTTTGTGCATCCTGCACCACAGGAAAGCATTTTGTTATCCCTTTAATTGTATTTTGTGCGTCAGAAAATCCAATTTAATCACCAGGAGACAAGCATGAACAAATTATCTTTGCGCAAGTGGTTGGCCGGAAATCTGTTACTGGCCCTGGCTATCGGGCCACTGGCTGCTGTTGCCGCTGACGAAAGTGTCACCCCAGGGCAGTTAACCTATGGTACCGCTGCCACCTTTATGCCGTTTGAATTCGTCAAAAACGGCCAGCTGACCGGGTTTGATATTGACCTGATCACCGCACTGAGCAAAAAAATTGGTCTGACCCCGGCGCCTCAGCAGATGTCTTTCCAGGGGCTGATCCCGGCGTTACAGGGCAAACGTCTGGATATGATTAACTCGGCCATGTACGTCAATCCGACGCGTGCTGCTCAGGTCGATTTTATTCCTTACCTGAAAATCGGAAGCCGCGTAGTGGTGCGTAAAGGCAACCCGTCCGGCATTACCGGCCGTGACCTTTCACTGTGCGGTAAAAATATCGCCGTCACTCTGGGGGGCATTGAAGAGAGCGAAGCCCGCGAAAATAACACCCAGTGTCTGGCGGCCAAAAAAGCTGCGATTAATGTGATGACCTTCCCGGCGGCTACTGACTCCGCAGTGGCGGTAGCCCAGGGCCGTGCCGATGCCGAGTTTTTATCTACTCCGGGAACTGTCGCGCTGTTCAGCGAAAAACCCGACGTGTTTGAAGCGACCGGACCAGAGTTTGAAAACAATACCCAAATCGCTTTTGCCATCCGCAAAGGTGACACCCACACCCGCCAGTTGCTGGAAAAGGGGCTGAAAGAGGTGGTGCAGGACGGGACTTACCAGAAGCTGATTACTAAATGGAACTTCCCGGGCTCCGTCGCCATTTTCTAAACCGAACCCGCACTCCAGGAGAATACTATGTCGATTGATCTGATGTGGCAGTACTTCATCTCACCTGAGTTTTTCAAAGGTGCATGGATGACGCTGTTAATCACCCTTTGTTCACTGCTGTGCGGTGTGGTTATGGGGCTGGTTCTGGCTTTGCTGCAGGAAGCTCCTTTTCGTCCCGGAAAATGGCTGGCCTTTTTCTATCTGTGGCTGTTTCGCGGCACTCCGGTGCTGTTTCAGATTATTTTTGTCTACAACGTCCTGCCAGGTTTTGGCATCCGTTTTTCTGCCTTTACCTGTGCGGTACTGGCGCTTTCACTGAATGAAGGCGCCTATATGGCGGAAATTCTGCGTTCCGGATTGCAGGCAGTAAAAAGCGGCCAGCGCACTGCCGGTATGGCGCTGGGCATGAATAACGCGCAAATCATGCGCAAGATTGTATTGCCGCAGGCCGCCAGAATCGTCCTGCCACCGATGGGTAACCAGATGATCAGCATGCTGAAATCAAGCGCGCTGGTATCGGTGATTGCCGTGCAGGATCTGCTGCTGGTGGCAAACCAGGCCGCCAGTGCCAGTTTCCGTTACTTTGAAGCGCTGTGTGCCGCCGGTATCTATTACCTCGTTCTGACCTCATTTTTCATGATTTTCCAGTCCTGGCTTGAAAGTGTGCTGGACCCGAAACTCCGCCGCAAAAAAAACAAAAAGCTGCGCTTAGTGCCACCAGGCCTGAACAGTGACACCCGGGAGGTGCTATGAAACACCCCGATAAACCCCTGCTGGAAATGATCGGCATCGATAAAACCTTTGGCCGCCAGAAAGTACTGAAAAACTGCTCACTGACGGTAGAGCGTGGCGACACGGTGGTGCTGATTGGCCCTTCCGGCTCCGGAAAATCGACTCTGCTGCGTTGCGTAAACCTGCTGGCTCCGGCCGACAGCGGTGACGTGTTTTTTGGCAGCCAGAACATCAGCCGTGGCGAAATTCCGGCCGATAAGCTGCGTCAGCGTATTGGTATGGTTTTTCAGAACTACGAACTGTTCTCTCATCTGACCGCCGCAGAAAACATCATGCTGGCACCGATGACGGTGCTGGGTGTGAACCGGATTGATGCCCGAAAGCAGGCCGAAAATTTGCTGGCTAAGGTGCGGATCAATGAACGGGCTGACCATTTTCCGGATGAATTATCCGGCGGCCAGCAGCAGCGTGTCGCCATTGCCCGGGCGTTGGCGATGAAACCCGAGCTGATGTTGTACGACGAACCTACCTCCGCACTGGATCCGGAAATGATCCGTGAAGTGCTGGATGTGATGGCTGAACTGAGCGCTGAAGGGATGACCAGTATGGTGGTGACCCATGAGATGGGCTTCGCCCGCAGTGCTGCAAATCAGATTCTGTTTATGGAGGAGGGGGAAAT
This region includes:
- a CDS encoding ABC transporter substrate-binding protein, with the protein product MNKLSLRKWLAGNLLLALAIGPLAAVAADESVTPGQLTYGTAATFMPFEFVKNGQLTGFDIDLITALSKKIGLTPAPQQMSFQGLIPALQGKRLDMINSAMYVNPTRAAQVDFIPYLKIGSRVVVRKGNPSGITGRDLSLCGKNIAVTLGGIEESEARENNTQCLAAKKAAINVMTFPAATDSAVAVAQGRADAEFLSTPGTVALFSEKPDVFEATGPEFENNTQIAFAIRKGDTHTRQLLEKGLKEVVQDGTYQKLITKWNFPGSVAIF
- a CDS encoding amino acid ABC transporter permease — its product is MSIDLMWQYFISPEFFKGAWMTLLITLCSLLCGVVMGLVLALLQEAPFRPGKWLAFFYLWLFRGTPVLFQIIFVYNVLPGFGIRFSAFTCAVLALSLNEGAYMAEILRSGLQAVKSGQRTAGMALGMNNAQIMRKIVLPQAARIVLPPMGNQMISMLKSSALVSVIAVQDLLLVANQAASASFRYFEALCAAGIYYLVLTSFFMIFQSWLESVLDPKLRRKKNKKLRLVPPGLNSDTREVL
- a CDS encoding GntR family transcriptional regulator; protein product: MTLTDSTASSRRIARQILDLIYDARFDPGHHLREQHLADALGVSRSPVRSGLKELTRLGAVEARPNQGFFLLKSIDELQRLTIEQTKNNDQELYERLVRDRIAGVLPESFTQTEISQRYDADRGVLSRALVMLSEDGLIARNAGHGWRFLQTINSDVALQNSYGFRLMIEPAALLSPRLRIDRQQLKRLRAQHLRLIGHDDITRVPAKEIFETDASFHEILAEASGNLFVLQAIQQQNRLRRLLEFGSYHNKRRVKEWCEEHVAILDALRDHKPQLAAELMRKHLQFAFDQVSFSKPEA
- a CDS encoding amino acid ABC transporter ATP-binding protein, encoding MKHPDKPLLEMIGIDKTFGRQKVLKNCSLTVERGDTVVLIGPSGSGKSTLLRCVNLLAPADSGDVFFGSQNISRGEIPADKLRQRIGMVFQNYELFSHLTAAENIMLAPMTVLGVNRIDARKQAENLLAKVRINERADHFPDELSGGQQQRVAIARALAMKPELMLYDEPTSALDPEMIREVLDVMAELSAEGMTSMVVTHEMGFARSAANQILFMEEGEIIERANTRDFFSGQVSDRAKRFLDQILH